The Gemmatimonadaceae bacterium genomic interval AGCCGATCGTCGACGTGTTCCATGCCGACCGGAATTTTCTCCGCATTCAGGATGCCGAGGAGTATCCGAAAGCCACCGATCACATTGCGGGGATGATTGCGCTCGTTTCGACGCTCATCGAAAAGGGCATTGCCTATCTCGCCGAGGATGGCTCTGTTTACTACGCAATCGACCGATTTGAAGGTTATGGACGGCTGTCGCGACTTGACACTCGTGAGATCAGAGCCGGCGCCCGCGTCGCGCAGGACGAGTACACGAAGGAAAACGCACAGGATTTCGCCCTCTGGAAAGCGGCGAAGGATGAGGATGAGCGCGCCGGTGCTGCGTGGGATTCACCATGGGGACGCGGCCGTCCCGGCTGGCATCTCGAATGCTCAGCAATGGCGATGCACTACCTCGGCACAACGATGGACATTCACTGCGGCGGGGTGGATCTCGTGTTTCCGCATCATGAGGATGAGATCGCCCAGTCAGAAGGTGCGACGGGAGAAACTTTCTCCCGCTTCTGGTGCCACGGGGAATTTCTGCTCACCGATGGCAGCAAGATGGCGAAGCGGGTCGGAAATGTTGCGACTGTTGCGGATTTGCGGGATCAGGGCGTGTCCGCGGCGGCGTTCAGGCATTTCGTTTTTTCGACTCATTACCGAAAGCAGCTCAACCTGTCGCCCGAGGCGCTCGAGGCCTCTGTAGAGGGAGTGAGGCGTGTAGGGG includes:
- the cysS gene encoding cysteine--tRNA ligase; the protein is MMSDFRLYNTVSRTLESFEPADGKTVRMYTCGPTVYNPAHVGNFRTFLFEDLLRRTLRLRGWEVQQVMNLTDVDDKIIKRASERGLTITEVTEPIVDVFHADRNFLRIQDAEEYPKATDHIAGMIALVSTLIEKGIAYLAEDGSVYYAIDRFEGYGRLSRLDTREIRAGARVAQDEYTKENAQDFALWKAAKDEDERAGAAWDSPWGRGRPGWHLECSAMAMHYLGTTMDIHCGGVDLVFPHHEDEIAQSEGATGETFSRFWCHGEFLLTDGSKMAKRVGNVATVADLRDQGVSAAAFRHFVFSTHYRKQLNLSPEALEASVEGVRRVGEFAERLASATAGTPELATVAEEAIRDATNALFDDLNAPIAMGALFTFIRKANAELDRGSSGNFRGDTESVEKARTAFARINGVLDIVPEGNAADNAAEVEAMLAERREARERRDFARSDAIRGELEGRGIEIKDGPSGTTWKKVR